The stretch of DNA ACAGAGCACAGTGCACTTCAAACACTTGTATCACATGCCAAGTAGGAGAGACCTGGCAAATCCAAGGACATTCTCCCAGCGTCAACCTCAGCTTAGAAGACTGGAAAATCCATCCCTCATTCTGATGGTCAGCTGCTGGAGACTCTCCTACCTGACAGCGGCCAAAATTCAGCAGTCTGCATTTCATTCGCTGTTACCAACACATTGCCAgtacacaataaaaaaaaaaaaaatcgaggTTTCTGgtaaaaggagagaagaaaactaGAAGATCGCATTCCATCATATCAAAATGCCACGTCTGGCAACATCTTGATTATGGACAGAATTTTCTCCACTCACTCTCAAGACAAGAGCATGAATGTAAACAAGGTGAGCTTCAGAGAAGGGTAATCGAGCAAGACTGAAATTTCAAAAAGCTCCTGTTTAGCTAACaccatattttcaaaagcaagagCTCTGAGATGGGTAAGGATGATGTCCTCACATCTGGCAGGAAGGGCATGGAGAATACCAAGGATAGacagcacttcagaaggacctgAGAGGATCCCAGGCATGCAACCCCAAGGAACGGGTGACTTCACAAGGTTCCCCAGTGGAATCCTCCACCCCAAGCTCTGGGAAATCAAtctccagctgagcagctggagctttCTTGCCCAATGACAGAGCTTGTGCCACACAGCATCTCCAGTTCCTCCCTACAGAAACTTCCCCACTCAGAGTCACCCTCTCCATGATGGAGGGCCCAAGCAATACTCCATGCCACTCGGAGgattgcagctgcagcagccaaacTGCCCCACCACAACAGCTTGGCCCAGCAATAAAACCCACTCTGAGCACGATCCAGGCCTTCACACATCCCACCCTTCCTTCACAATTGGCACAAACAACTTATGAAGGGATGCAAAACCACAGAACTTCTGCCAGGCCCTGTGAAATTCACACTAAATGCTCTGTGCTTTTTCAGCAGTCTCAGATGGAAATGATGTGTTCTCATCACAGAAGCACACATGAGAGATGTTTAAAATTCTGGGATCAGAGTGACACCTCTGATCCCGGTGCAGATTGATTTGGTTTTGAGAGAACCACACCAAATGCTGAAGCACAAGCATGGTCACAGTATCCACTGTAGGGGAGAATTTCTACAATGATatcagggctgctctggaaggTTTGCTGTGGTTGTGCAGGCATCACGGTTGAGCATGACCAGGGGTTGATCACCCCATTTCTAAAGAGGCTGATCATCCAAATGCTCAGGTCAGAGAAATGTGGCACACACAGATTATACCCTCCTCCTCAGCACATCCTCCTCCAAATCCCACTTGACAAAGAGATAGGAACAGTCAAATTCATATCAAGAGATGAGGAAATTGCTATCGATGTGCATCCCTACACAGGAACTGCAGCAAGCTCAAGTCCTACCCTCCCACATTGCATTTCTCAACATAAGGAGTTTCTCATTGAACAAAATTCAGTATCGCATTTCCTCTTTCCATCACATATTGTACAGTAATGATGTAACAGCACAAATTACTTCCTGTGGAAGGAGATCTTCATCACCCCAAAGGACTCTGTGGCCATTTCAATAGCACACAGCACCTCAAGTTCCACAAAGCCTCCAACCGGAGAACCTTAGAGCCTTGCAAAGGATCTCACACAGAAGCACTCTGTGCCCATCCTGTCTCAGTTCTCTCTAGGCATCCTCCAATCATCAGTTCTAAAGACAAGCACATTATCACTCAATCCTGTTTTAAGACATGACCCATGGCCTTCCCAATGAATCCCACCTTCCCTGGGCAACTCTTTTCTCTGCTCAAAGTCacataaaaaaacctaaaagcaTGTGCCTTATTGCGCCAATGCCACAATTACTTCAATAAACACGCTGCAGTTTCCTTCTTgtaaaggatggaaaaaaatacaaggaaatatGCAAGTAGAACTCCATACtacctttccctctttcttaaTGAGCCAGATGATAAAACCGAAATGCAGAATAGATGTTTCCTCAAAGAGCCAAATACGTGAAGTCTCAAGTGTAATTTTTCAGTCACACCTcttacaaggaaaataaaacaggacaGTTACCAAAAATAATCCAGGCCTAATACTAACGTGGTCTGCAGTCAGCAAAAGCATTAAGTCAATGCAATGGGACTGGGGGATTGTTACCACCACATCGTGTTTTGTATTCGTTCACCAAGCTCACACCGAAACCCTACACGCAATGAAGTAAGAAAGTTGCCTGCAAAGCTGTAACCTTGGGCACCTCTCACAGAAACCGGCAGTGATTTCATTCGAGGGTACAACTCCTGCCCAACGAGGCAACACTCAGCTGCGGATGGTAAATGCTCTGCCGTCCATAATAGCTTAAGATTGCTGCTTCGACGCACACCAACAAATTGTGAAATCACGAGAGGACATGGAGGTAGATGGAAATGTCCCTTTAATACCCCTAAACACTCGCTCCTCTGAGACTGAGAGGGCAGAGCCTCGCTACATGGAGGAACTACCCAGGGGGTGGGAGAAAATcaagagaggagaaaagggcGAGAAATGAGTAAGGCAGTAGCACTGACCGTGTCGAGGAGAGCGGAGGGCTCCGGCTGCGTGTCCTTGGCCGCGgcgccgggcggcggcggagggAAATTGGGGCTGAAAACCATGAGGTCGCTCTTGGCCGCGCCGTCCGCCACGCACAGGCTGCGGCTGTGGCGCTGCGAGTACGACCAGCTGCCCACTTCGCTGGCGCACACCAGCGTCGTGGGCCCGGGCCCCGAGAGCACGGCCGCCCGCGGCGCCCAGCGCGACGCCCCGTACagcaccagggccagcaggaacaggctggACACGGCGCAGATCGCCACCACCAGCCACACGTTGGTCGCCGCGCTGGCCGCGCCGGCGCCGAGCTCCACGCCCGACGCCGACCGCGACCCCGACGCCGACCAGGACgacgaggacgaggaggaggagagcgaCGATCCCGGGCCCGCGGCCAGCGCCGCCTCGGCCGCCTCGAGCAGCGACACGCTGAGCGTGGCCGTGGCCGAGCGCGCCGGCTCGCCGTGGTCGCGCACGACGATCAGCAGCCTCTGGCGAGGGCCGTCCGCCTCGTCCAGCGGCCGCGCCGTGCTCACCTCGCCGCTGTAGAGCCCCACGCGGAACGGGCCCTTGCCCCGCGGCTCCCACAGCTCGTAGCGCAGCCACGCGTTGTAGCCCGAGTCGGCGTCCACGGCGCGGATCTTCGCCACCACCTGGCCCGCCGGCGCCCCCCACGCCGCCCACGCCCACAGCgtgcccgagcccgagcccgagcccgagcccgagcccaagcccgagcccgagcccggccccgaggACGCCTCGGCCGCCACGGCGCCCGCCTCCGCCGCCGAGCCCgcgggcggcagcagcagcgccggcgcgttgtcgttctcGTCCAGCACGAAGAGCTGCACCGTGGCGTTGCCGCACAGCGGCGGCTCCCCCGCGTCCACCGCGCGCACCTCGaactgcagcacctgcagctcctcgtAGTCCAAGGGCTGCAGCGCCCACAGCCGCCCGCTCTCCGCGTCCACCGACACGTAGCTCGACGCCGCACGCCACCCGCCGCCCACGGCCCCCGACGACCACGAcggagccgcggccccgccgcccacGCCGCCCTCCCACACCGAGTAGCTCACGCGCCCGTTGCCCGCCTCGTCCGGGTCCCGCGCCCACAGCCGCGCCagctccgcgcccgccgcgtTGTTCTCCCGCGCCAGCACCGTGTACACGGCCTGCGAGAACGCgggcgcgttgtcgttcacgTCCGACACCGGCACCCGCAGCCCGCGGCTGGCGCGCAGCGCCGGCGCCCCGCCGTCCTCCGCACGCACCTCCACCTCGTACTCCGACACCCGCTCCCGGTCCAGCGCCTCGCGCAGCACCAGCGAGTACGAGCCCGCGAACGTCGCCTCCAGACCGAACGGCGACGCCGGCCACACCCAGCACCGCACGCGCCCGTTCGCCCCCGAGTCTCGGTCCGACACGCTCAGCAGGGCCACCACCGTCCCCACCGACGCGTCCTCCGACACCGGCACCGACAGCGACGTCACCCACACCtccggcgcgttgtcgttcacgtccagcacctccagctcaACGCTGCAATGACTGGAGAGTGGAGGCGTCCCTTCGTCTCTCGCCTCAATACGAAAATCATATACACTGACTTCTTCGAAGTCCAGGGCTGCGGTTAGATGAATCTCCCCTGTCTCTGGATTGACGAAAATCACATCTCTTGCACTCGGGGGAATGAAGCTGGTCGCGGTAAAGGTCACTTCGCTATTACTTCCCAAATCCGCATCACTAGCGTTCACCCGCGTTACCAGCGTCCCCACCGCAGCACTCTCCGGCAGCTGCACTTTGTACACGGACTGGTTGAACTgcggcgcgttgtcgttcgCATCCAGCACCGAGATCAGCAGCTCCATTGTCCCTGTCAGAGACGGCCGGCCCCCGTCACTCGCCGTCAACACCAACCGGTGCACGGAAGTCGTCTCCCGGTCCAGAGGTTTCGTTAAAACAAGTTCGGGGATAAGATTTCGCTCATTCGATTTTTGTAAATCCAGAGAGAAGTGCTCGTTGGGGCTGAGTGTGTAGGAGAGCTGCGCATTCTCTCCGATATCCGCATCCGACGCGCCCTCCAGCGGGAAACGAGACCCCGGCAGGGTGGTGAATTCCGCGATGCTGAGGTTTTTTCGGGCGGCGGGGAAGGCGGGGGCATTGTCGTTGATGTCGGTGACCTCCAGCTGCACATGGAAGACGCGCAGCGGccgctccagcagcacctccaggcgCAGCGCGCACGGCGCGCTCTTGCCGCACAGCTCCTCCCGGTCGAGCCGCGAGCTCACCAGCAGCGCGCCGCTCGCCCCGCTCACCTCCACGCTCGCCCGCCGGCCCTGCGCCACCAGCCGCAGCCGCCGCGCCTCCGCCTCGCCCGCCTCCAGCCCCAGGTCCTGCGCCAGACGGCCCACCACCGTGCCGGCCTTGGCTTCCTCCGGCACCGAGTACCGCACCTGCCCGCCCGCCAGCGCCCAGGCcgcctgcagcaccagcacccgCAGCACCGCACCACAACGCTCGCCCATCCCTGCACGCACCGCCGCCGCTGCTCTCGCTccacccgccgccgccgccgctgcggCTCTGGCTGCCGGCCCCGGCACGGGCCCCGCacggctccccgccgccgcccggacGCACCGGCTCTGCT from Cinclus cinclus chromosome 14, bCinCin1.1, whole genome shotgun sequence encodes:
- the LOC134049822 gene encoding protocadherin alpha-2-like — its product is MGERCGAVLRVLVLQAAWALAGGQVRYSVPEEAKAGTVVGRLAQDLGLEAGEAEARRLRLVAQGRRASVEVSGASGALLVSSRLDREELCGKSAPCALRLEVLLERPLRVFHVQLEVTDINDNAPAFPAARKNLSIAEFTTLPGSRFPLEGASDADIGENAQLSYTLSPNEHFSLDLQKSNERNLIPELVLTKPLDRETTSVHRLVLTASDGGRPSLTGTMELLISVLDANDNAPQFNQSVYKVQLPESAAVGTLVTRVNASDADLGSNSEVTFTATSFIPPSARDVIFVNPETGEIHLTAALDFEEVSVYDFRIEARDEGTPPLSSHCSVELEVLDVNDNAPEVWVTSLSVPVSEDASVGTVVALLSVSDRDSGANGRVRCWVWPASPFGLEATFAGSYSLVLREALDRERVSEYEVEVRAEDGGAPALRASRGLRVPVSDVNDNAPAFSQAVYTVLARENNAAGAELARLWARDPDEAGNGRVSYSVWEGGVGGGAAAPSWSSGAVGGGWRAASSYVSVDAESGRLWALQPLDYEELQVLQFEVRAVDAGEPPLCGNATVQLFVLDENDNAPALLLPPAGSAAEAGAVAAEASSGPGSGSGLGSGSGSGSGSGTLWAWAAWGAPAGQVVAKIRAVDADSGYNAWLRYELWEPRGKGPFRVGLYSGEVSTARPLDEADGPRQRLLIVVRDHGEPARSATATLSVSLLEAAEAALAAGPGSSLSSSSSSSSWSASGSRSASGVELGAGAASAATNVWLVVAICAVSSLFLLALVLYGASRWAPRAAVLSGPGPTTLVCASEVGSWSYSQRHSRSLCVADGAAKSDLMVFSPNFPPPPPGAAAKDTQPEPSALLDTVSATALLISRPFLLS